In Lentimicrobiaceae bacterium, the sequence TATCGACTTTTGGAACGATGCCAGAACCGAACTAAATAAACACGCAAATGTTTTCATGCTCGCCGAATCGGAGGATAAGGAGTTGTTAGACAAAGCTTTCGACGTTATTTATAATTGGAAAGTATATCATAAAATTAATGATATGGCTAATTTTAAATGCTCTGTCAATGATTTTGCAAAAACTATTAAAGATGAGTTTTACAACTTCCCCGAAAACTGCTCGCAACTGCTGTTTATCAGCAATCACGACGAAAACTCGTGGCACGGCTCCGAATTGCAAAGGTTAGGATTGTTTTTAGAAACTATGGCTCTTTTAACCTTCACTCTTCCGGGCATTCCGCTTATTTATTCAGGCATGGAAGCTGGCAATAGTAAACAATTGAAGTTTTTTTCGAAAGATAATATTGAGTGGAAAGACGATAAAATGTTCGATTTTTATAAAACTCTCGTTAACATCAGAAAAAACTCAAATATCAATTTCAACAGCAACGACGACGGCAATTTTCACATTATCGAAACTGAGTTTTCCGACAAAATATTTTGCTTTACCAGATATAACAATTCCGAGCAATACGTTGTAGTTGTTAGCTTAACAAGTAGCAAATTCTGTTGCACCTTGTTCGACCCTGCATTTTACAAAAAATACACCGATGTTTTTTCAAATAAGCAATTCGATTTACACGGAGCGCTACACTTAGAACTCGAAGCATACGATTACCTCTTTTTAAAACATATAAATAATTAATCAAACATAAATAAACTCTTAGTGAAATATGAGAACAAAAACATTTTCAATTTTAGTAATACTTTTATTAGTATCAAACTTATTGGTTTTCTCGCAAAATGATTGGGAAAATCCCCAAGTTTTTAAAATCAACAGAGAAGATGCTCGTGCAACTTTCTTTTCGTTCGATTCGGAACAGCAAGCAATTATTGGCGATTTA encodes:
- a CDS encoding alpha-amylase family glycosyl hydrolase; translated protein: MVPWAKNATIYEVNLRQYTKQGDIKSFREHLPRIKSLGVQIIWFMPVQPIGVKNRKGDLGSYYSIKNYREINPEFGTFSEFQSLVEEIHSLGMYVILDWVANHTAWDHHWVDEHPDFYRRNELNEVFPPVPEWEDVIGLNYDNPKMRQQMIDEMLFWVENAKIDGFRCDMASLVPIDFWNDARTELNKHANVFMLAESEDKELLDKAFDVIYNWKVYHKINDMANFKCSVNDFAKTIKDEFYNFPENCSQLLFISNHDENSWHGSELQRLGLFLETMALLTFTLPGIPLIYSGMEAGNSKQLKFFSKDNIEWKDDKMFDFYKTLVNIRKNSNINFNSNDDGNFHIIETEFSDKIFCFTRYNNSEQYVVVVSLTSSKFCCTLFDPAFYKKYTDVFSNKQFDLHGALHLELEAYDYLFLKHINN